The following are from one region of the Methylophilus sp. DW102 genome:
- the ubiG gene encoding bifunctional 2-polyprenyl-6-hydroxyphenol methylase/3-demethylubiquinol 3-O-methyltransferase UbiG: MANVEIAEVNKFAELAHQWWDQQGVFKPLHQLNPIRLNYIDSRALLKGKQVLDVGCGGGILSESMAQRGAHVMGIDMADKSLQVAQLHALEAGAQVSYRCIAVEALAAEMPEQFDVVTCMEMLEHVPDPSSVVRACAALVKPGGQLFFSTLNRNAKAYLMAVVGAEYVLNLLPKGTHDYSKFIKPSELASWLRQSGLELQHQTGVTYDPFSKQYKLTTDTNVNYMLHAVKED; the protein is encoded by the coding sequence ATGGCCAATGTCGAAATTGCAGAAGTAAACAAATTTGCTGAACTGGCACACCAGTGGTGGGACCAGCAAGGTGTCTTCAAACCTTTACATCAGTTGAACCCAATACGTTTAAATTATATTGACAGTCGCGCGTTGCTTAAGGGCAAACAGGTGCTCGATGTCGGCTGTGGTGGCGGTATTCTGAGCGAGTCCATGGCACAACGTGGTGCCCACGTGATGGGGATTGATATGGCAGACAAGTCGCTGCAGGTGGCGCAATTACATGCGCTTGAGGCAGGGGCCCAGGTTTCGTATCGCTGTATTGCCGTGGAAGCGCTGGCTGCAGAAATGCCGGAGCAGTTTGATGTGGTGACCTGCATGGAAATGCTGGAGCATGTTCCCGATCCATCCAGCGTGGTGCGTGCTTGCGCTGCACTGGTCAAGCCGGGGGGGCAATTGTTTTTTTCCACGCTTAATCGCAATGCCAAGGCATACCTGATGGCGGTGGTCGGGGCTGAGTATGTCCTCAATCTGCTTCCCAAAGGCACACATGATTACAGCAAGTTTATCAAGCCGTCTGAGTTAGCGAGCTGGTTACGTCAATCTGGACTGGAGTTACAGCATCAGACTGGCGTCACTTATGACCCTTTCAGTAAACAATATAAATTGACAACAGATACCAACGTCAACTACATGCTACATGCGGTCAAAGAGGATTGA